The stretch of DNA GGCTCGCGCCGAGCTCGCCGACGAACCGTACAAACTTGAACTCATCGGCATCAAGGGTGGCGCCGCCGACGCAACCGCCGAACTCGGGGCAGACAACGAGTCGGTCGAGGTCGGCGGCGCCGAACTCACCATCTACGACAACGTCGACCCGAAGACCGGCGAGACACTCTGGAAAGACCTCTGCCGCGGCCCGCACCTGCCGAACACGCGCATGATCGGCAACGGCTACTCGTTGACCCGTCTGGCCGCCGCCTACTGGCGTGGCTCCGAGAAGAACCCGCAGCTGCAGCGTGTCTACGGCACGGCCTGGCCGACCAAAGACGAACTGCGAGCTTTCCAGGCCCGACAGGAAGAAGCGGCGAAGCGCGACCACCGCAAGCTCGGCGCCGAACTCGACCTGTTCAGCTTCCCCGAAGAGATCGGTTCCGGCCTCGCGGTTTTCCACCCCAAGGGCGGCGTGATCCGTCAAGAAATGGAAGCGTACTCACGCAAGCGCCACACCGAGGCCGGCTACGAGTTCGTCTACACCCCGCACATCACCAAGTCGAACCTGTTCGAGGTCTCCGGCCACCTGGACTGGTACTCCGACGGGATGTTCCCGCCGATGCACCTCGACGAGGAACGCAACGCCGACGGTCACGTGACGCGTCAGGGCGTGGACTACTACCTGAAGCCCATGAACTGCCCGTTCCACAACTTGATCTTCCGCTCGAGCGGTCGCAGCTACCGCGACCTGCCGATGCGCTTGTTCGAGTTCGGGTCGGTTTACCGCTACGAGAAGTCAGGCGTGGTGCACGGTCTGACCCGGGTGCGCGGCATGACCCAGGACGACGCGCATATTTACACCACGCGCGACCGCATGAAGGAAGAGCTCACCGGTACTCTCAACTTCGTGTTGCAGTTGCTGGCTGACTATGGCCTGGAGGACTACTACCTCGAACTGTCGACGAAGGACCCGAAGAAGTTTGTCGGCACCGACGAGGACTGGGACGAGGCCACGCAGACGCTGGCTGAAGTAGCCGCCGAATCGGGTCTTGAGCTGGTCGCCGATCCGGGCGGAGCGGCGTTCTACGGGCCCAAGATCTCGGTGCAGGCTCGCGATGCGATCGGCCGTACCTGGCAGATGTCGACCATCCAGCTCGACTTCAACCTGCCCGAGCGTTTCGACCTCGAGTACACCGCACCCGATGGTTCGCGACAGCGCCCGGTGATGATTCACCGTGCCCTGTTCGGTTCGATCGAACGATTCTTCGCGGTGCTTACAGAGCACTACGCCGGTGCGTTCCCGGTCTGGCTTTCCCCCGTGCAGGTGGTCGGTATCCCGATCAGCGAGCAGTATGGTCCCTACCTCGATGACGTCATCGCCACGCTGAAGAAGGCCGGCGTGCGCGCCGAAGTCGACAACTCCGACGACCGCATGCAGAAGAAGATCCGCAACCACACCAAGGCCAAGGTTCCCTTCCAACTCATCGTCGGCGAAGAAGACCAGACCAACGGAGCGGTCAGCTTCCGATTCCGTGACGGCAGCCAAGAAAACGGGGTGCCGGTCGCCGAGGCCGTGCGCCGCATCCTGGCGTCGATCGAAACCCGTGCGCAGGTGACGAACCAGGAGCAGTTCGCGAGTGTCCAGTAAAGGCGAGTCGAGTAACGGTGCGAGCGCCGTCGGGGGAGTCGACATCGAGAACTCCTCCGACTTCGCCGCGGTTCCTGACGCATTCCAGCGACTGTGGACGCCGCACCGGATGGTCTACATCCAAGATGGCCAGCAGCCGCATTCCGATGATTGTCCGTTCTGCCTCGCCCCGAAGATGGACGACGAGAAGGCCCTCATCGTGGCACGCGGCACGCACGCCTACGTGCTGCTGAACCTGTTCCCCTATAACAGCGGACACGTGCTGATCTGCCCGTACCGTCACATTGCGATGTATGACGAAGCTACGCCGGATGAGACAGCTGAAATTGCGAGCCTGACGCAGACCGCCATGCGGGTGCTGACGGCAACGTCGCGCTGTGACGGTTTCAATATCGGCATGAACCAGGGCCGAATCGCCGGGGCGGGAATCGCCGACCATCTGCACCAACACCTCGTGCCGCGCTGGGCGCAGGATTCCAACTTCTTCCCGATCATCGCCGGCACCAAGGCGCTGCCTCGTTTGCTTGGCGACGTTCGTCAGGAAATCGCGGCAGCCTGGCCCGCGTCCCAGCAGTAGTTCTCACCCACAGTTCTCCGTTACGGCGGCCCACGGGCCGCGCTCCAGCCTTCCCTGTCCCGCCCCGTCCCTCACGCAAGGATTAGAATCGACCTCATGACTAACACCACTTCCGTAGAGCAATTTGGATCCAGCCGCGTCAAGCGTGGCCTGGCCGAGATGTTGAAGGGCGGCGTCATCATGGACGTCGTCAACGCTGAGCAGGCTCGCATCGCAGAAGATGCCGGCGCCGTGGCTGTCATGGCCCTCGAGCGTGTTCCGGCCGACATCCGCTCACAGGGTGGCGTCGCCCGGATGAGCGACCCCGACCTGATCGACGGCATCCGTGCCGAGGTATCGATCCCGGTCATGGCCAAGGCCCGTATCGGCCACTTCGTCGAGGCTCAGATTCTCGAGGCACTCGACGTGGATTACATCGACGAGTCCGAGGTGCTCAGCCCGGCGGACTACGTCAACCACATCGACAAGTGGAACTTCAAGGTTCCCTTCGTCTGTGGCGCCACGAACCTCGGTGAGGCGCTGCGCCGCATCAACGAGGGTGCTGCCATGATTCGCTCGAAGGGCGAGGCCGGCACCGGCGACGTCTCAGAAGCAACCAAGCACATCCGCAAGATCAACGGTGAGATCCGTGCCCTGGCGGCCCTCAGCAAGGACGAGCTGTACGTTGCCGCCAAGGAACTGCAGGCTCCCTACGCTCTCGTCGCCGAGATCGCCGAGACGGGCAAGCTTCCCGTCGTGCTCTTCACCGCCGGTGGCGTGGCCACCCCGGCCGACGCCGCAATGATGATGCAGCTGGGTGCAGACGGCGTCTTCGTCGGTTCCGGCATCTTCAAGTCGGGCAACCCGGCGCAGCGCGCGGCCGCCGTGGTCAAGGCCGTTACGTTCTTCGACGACGCCAAGGTCATTGCTGATGCGTCGCGCGGTCTGGGTGAGGCAATGGTCGGCATCAATGTGTCAGACCTCGCTGCCCCGCACCGCCTCTCCGAGCGCGGCTGGTAACACTCGCTTCATGAGCGTTGGAGTTCT from Leifsonia psychrotolerans encodes:
- the thrS gene encoding threonine--tRNA ligase; its protein translation is MRVNGELKDLATQTTTTDVVEPVTIDSPDGLNILRHSAAHVLAQAVQTVNPTAKLGIGPPVTDGFYYDFDVAEPFTPDDVKALEKAMDRIIRQGQRFVRRVVTDDEARAELADEPYKLELIGIKGGAADATAELGADNESVEVGGAELTIYDNVDPKTGETLWKDLCRGPHLPNTRMIGNGYSLTRLAAAYWRGSEKNPQLQRVYGTAWPTKDELRAFQARQEEAAKRDHRKLGAELDLFSFPEEIGSGLAVFHPKGGVIRQEMEAYSRKRHTEAGYEFVYTPHITKSNLFEVSGHLDWYSDGMFPPMHLDEERNADGHVTRQGVDYYLKPMNCPFHNLIFRSSGRSYRDLPMRLFEFGSVYRYEKSGVVHGLTRVRGMTQDDAHIYTTRDRMKEELTGTLNFVLQLLADYGLEDYYLELSTKDPKKFVGTDEDWDEATQTLAEVAAESGLELVADPGGAAFYGPKISVQARDAIGRTWQMSTIQLDFNLPERFDLEYTAPDGSRQRPVMIHRALFGSIERFFAVLTEHYAGAFPVWLSPVQVVGIPISEQYGPYLDDVIATLKKAGVRAEVDNSDDRMQKKIRNHTKAKVPFQLIVGEEDQTNGAVSFRFRDGSQENGVPVAEAVRRILASIETRAQVTNQEQFASVQ
- a CDS encoding HIT family protein, encoding MENSSDFAAVPDAFQRLWTPHRMVYIQDGQQPHSDDCPFCLAPKMDDEKALIVARGTHAYVLLNLFPYNSGHVLICPYRHIAMYDEATPDETAEIASLTQTAMRVLTATSRCDGFNIGMNQGRIAGAGIADHLHQHLVPRWAQDSNFFPIIAGTKALPRLLGDVRQEIAAAWPASQQ
- the pdxS gene encoding pyridoxal 5'-phosphate synthase lyase subunit PdxS, with translation MTNTTSVEQFGSSRVKRGLAEMLKGGVIMDVVNAEQARIAEDAGAVAVMALERVPADIRSQGGVARMSDPDLIDGIRAEVSIPVMAKARIGHFVEAQILEALDVDYIDESEVLSPADYVNHIDKWNFKVPFVCGATNLGEALRRINEGAAMIRSKGEAGTGDVSEATKHIRKINGEIRALAALSKDELYVAAKELQAPYALVAEIAETGKLPVVLFTAGGVATPADAAMMMQLGADGVFVGSGIFKSGNPAQRAAAVVKAVTFFDDAKVIADASRGLGEAMVGINVSDLAAPHRLSERGW